GATCCGTATTTTCTATCACATCGAAAACTATATTTTTTGGAATGATGGTAATAATTGAGGCACTAGGATTTGGTTCCGATTGTAATTGGACAATTTTATTACCAAGTGTACGCAGACGTTTACTGATATCCAAATCAAATTGACTGATTAAAATTTCTTTTCCTTTCCAAAATGCACGATAATCGGAAACATTTTTCGCAACAAGGACTTCCATAAATTTTCCGTTTTTATCAAGAGGTAATGTGATTTTATCTAATGGTTTTGGAGAAATACCTTCTATGAATGATAAATCTAAATTGAGTCCATGACTTGTTGTAAGAGGGTCTAGCGATATATATGTAGTCAAACAAGTAAAATTCTTAGGACAATCTGAAGGATCTTTGTGTTTAGAAAGATCCGTTCCATTCCAAAGAAACAGAGAAACTAATAAAATTAAAAATTTTTGGAATAATACAATTCGAATGGATACTTTCATTTCAATTCTTTCCCAAATCAAAAACTAACATAACAAAGGAATCAGATCTTTTCTTACGTCAAAACGATGTTAGTGTATTTCTATTTTTTTGGAAAGTCGGATTTTGTAGAGATAAAAACAAGTCAATGTTTCTAAGGAAAAAATAGGATGCGTTTGGCTAAGATTTTTAGTCAAACTGTAGAAGTGACAAACCAATTTCTCATGTGTCACTTCTACAAGATTTAAAAACTAAAAATCTAATTCAGCATCTGGAAAAAATCATTCCCTTTGTCATCCACTACGATAAAGGCAGGAAAGTTTTCCACATCAATGGACCATACCGCTTCCATTCCTAGTTCAGGAAAATCCAATACTTCCACCTTTTTGATGTTTTCTTTTGCCAGTAAGGCAGCAGGCCCACCGATGGATCCAAGATAAAACCCACCATTCTTTTTGCAGCTATCAGTTACCACTTTGGAACGATTGCCTTTTGCCAGTGTAATCATGGAAAAACCTTTTTCCTGGAACACGGGAACATAACTGTCCATACGTCCTGCCGTAGTTGGACCAAAAGATCCGGAAGGCATCCCTTCTGGCGTTTTTGCTGGACCCGCATAATACACTGGATGGTTTTTAAAGTACTCAGGGAGTGGTTCACCCTTATCCATTTTTTCCTTTAACTTCGCATGGGCAATGTCTCGTGCCACAATGAGTCGACCCGACAACATAACACGCGTTTTGACAGGATATTTTGTGAGGACTTTTAAAATTTCAGGCATTGGTTGGTTGAGATTGATATGCACCGATTCTGTATTTGCATCTACATCATCAATCGTTGGTAAAAATTTTGTTGGGTCGTATTCGAGTTTTTCTAAAAAGATTCCATCCTTAGTGATTTTTGCTTTGATGTTTCGATCAGCACTACAACTCACACCAAGTCCCACAGGGCAAGATGCTCCATGGCGTGGCAATCGAATCACTTTAAAATCATGTGCCAAATACTTTCCACCAAACTGAGCCCCAATACCTGATTTTTGCGCAGCGGCGAGCATTTTTTCTTCTAATTCTACATCTCGGAATGCTGATCCAAATTTATCACCTTTGGTAGGCAAATGGTCCAAATATCCAGCTGACGCAAGTTTTACGGTCTTTAAATTTGTTTCGGCAGAAGTCCCACCAATCACAACGGCAATGTGGTAAGGAGGGCATGCCGCTGTTCCCAGGTTTGCTACTTTGTCTGCAATAAATTTTTCGAGGGAAGTTGGATTGAGTAATGCTTTTGTTTCTTGGAATAGGTAAGTTTTGTTAGCTGACCCTCCACCTTTAGCCAAAAAGAGAAAACTATATTTGTCACCAGGAGTGGAATAAATATCAATTTGAGCAGGTAAATTGGATCCTGAGTTTACTTCTTCATACATCGTAAGAGGAACTACTTGGGAATATCGTAGGTTTCGATTTGCATAGGTATTAAAAATTCCACGAGAAAGTGCCTCTGCATCATCACCTCCTGTGATCACATATTCCCCTTTTTTTGCCATAACGATTCCCGTACCAGTATCTTGGCAGGATGGAAGTTGTTTGTCAGCAGCAATCACTGCATTTTTGAGAAGAGCCATTGCCACAAATCTGTCGTTAGGTGTTGCTTCAGGATCATCTAAAATTTTACGCACCTTTTCTAAATGAGCCGTGCGCAGGTAAAAGGAAACATCTTCCATAGCCTTTTCAGCAAGGAATGTTAAACCTTCTGGATCCACTTTTAAAATTTCTTTGTCCCCAAAAGGAACGGTGCTGACATAATCTTTTGTCAAAAGTTTGTATTCGGTTGTGTCCTTTGTGAGTGGAAACGGGTCGGCGTAAAAGAATTCTGGCATGGAAACCTCTATTTATAACTTCTAATTTCGAGAGATTCCTTGTTTCGTAAATGAATTTTTCAAGAAGACAAATTGAGATTCAACTGAGATTCGTATTTTATGGAAGCAAAAGTTTTTGATCAAATGGCAAAACAGTATGATACTGAAGATCGTATCCAACTGGCCAATCGGATTTTAGATAAATTAAAACCTTCCCTTTTGAATGCGAAAGATAGTACATTATTAGATTTTGGATGTGGAACTGGGTTACTTGGTTTGCCTTTGGCTTCCGATTACAAACAAGTTTTTTTATCTGATGACTCTATGTCTATGTTGGATGTGGCAAATTTCAAAATCAAATCGCAAGGTAAAAAAAATGCTAAAACGATGTCTATTTCGGAATTGGCCGACAACAAATCCTTCTTAGTTGACCATATCCTTTTGTCGTTGGTGCTTTTACATATCCCCGATACCAAATCAATCCTAACATTTCTATTGGATCACTTAAAATCATCGGGAAAGTTATTCATCGTGGATTTTATCAAAAATGAAAAGGTATCACATCCTAAAATCCACAATGGGTTCCATTTAAACGAATTGGAAAAAACTTTACAATCAGTAGGTTACAAATCTGTTTCCTCTCAAATCATTTTAGAAGAAAAAAAAGTGTTTATGAATGAGGACGCAACTTTGTTTTTACTCATTGCCGAAAAGTAAAACTATCGTTATGCGAATCTCTATTTTTTGAAACCCGAAAGGCCTTTGGCTTCGGTATCCGCATTCTGAAGGAGATGTTGTAAATCATCCGGTATTGGCATCGGTGCAAAAATGGGAACAGATGCACTTCCCGTATTCCCCACAGGGATACGATTGAACAAACTTCCAATCCAACCAAATGCCATTCGGATGAACTGACCATATATTTCTCGAAGGTCACCTTTTCGGATCCCAAAGAGGAACATTCGAAAATGACTCCCTGTATGAGGAACTGGGAAATATTGACCGATGATATGAGCCCTTTCCAAAAATCTCCAGGCCTCCAAATCGTCTTTTTTTGAAAGACTGTCTTTGTAGTTTTGAATTTCTTTTTGATATGCCACTTTAAATTCTTTTGACATCATTAGGTTGAGTTTCATTTGGAAATCCTTTTGCCTTCCCATTGAAATTGGATCTGACAAAAGGTAATGATATTAAATAACCTCTTCCCTATCGATCAAAATTTTATAAGGAATACTCTCTCGTCAATGTGTGGCAAACGAAGGTAGGTCGTACTCGCGGATCGATGATTCACAAAGATTTGGATCTTCATAAAAATGTTCGTTCTCTTTTCCAAACCTTCTTTCGTATTCCTTAATTTTGTAGCCATCTTGGTGACAATGGACAGCCGCATAACACTGACACTCGTTTGTTGTCGTGATTTTTAATTCGTTTGCTTCTTCAAATAAATCCAAATACCCGATCCTCCATCCATATTGGCTGAGTAAGAGTGGGATGACATCGCGATAGGATTTGTGTGCATCGACAGAACTGGGATTGAGTCCATGTAGGTTCACAAAAATCTTAAATTGGGTTCCCTTTGGAAGAGTTTGCATCACTTCCCTCAGTCCCTTTTCCCATTCTTTTGTATCTGCCTCAGTGATCGGACCTGAAAGTCTTGTGATGATTAAACTGGATTCTTTTTCCCAGTGTGTATAGTATTCGATTTCCATAAGCATTAGACCGATTTCACTTTTTTCGTTGCCCTCTTTTTGGGTTTCACTTCCTTCGAATTATTCTTCGGAAGATTTGATTCATATACGTTGATCCAATCTTTCGGGCTAATCTTCGATACTAATTCAGCTAAGAGTTTCCAAGGAATGTCATCTAACTTCCGAAAACGAATGCAACTTTTGCCCATATCCAATTTGGATGAAGAGTGTTTCG
The sequence above is a segment of the Leptospira sp. WS39.C2 genome. Coding sequences within it:
- a CDS encoding DUF3703 domain-containing protein, which encodes MKLNLMMSKEFKVAYQKEIQNYKDSLSKKDDLEAWRFLERAHIIGQYFPVPHTGSHFRMFLFGIRKGDLREIYGQFIRMAFGWIGSLFNRIPVGNTGSASVPIFAPMPIPDDLQHLLQNADTEAKGLSGFKK
- a CDS encoding class I SAM-dependent methyltransferase, coding for MEAKVFDQMAKQYDTEDRIQLANRILDKLKPSLLNAKDSTLLDFGCGTGLLGLPLASDYKQVFLSDDSMSMLDVANFKIKSQGKKNAKTMSISELADNKSFLVDHILLSLVLLHIPDTKSILTFLLDHLKSSGKLFIVDFIKNEKVSHPKIHNGFHLNELEKTLQSVGYKSVSSQIILEEKKVFMNEDATLFLLIAEK
- a CDS encoding fumarate hydratase — its product is MPEFFYADPFPLTKDTTEYKLLTKDYVSTVPFGDKEILKVDPEGLTFLAEKAMEDVSFYLRTAHLEKVRKILDDPEATPNDRFVAMALLKNAVIAADKQLPSCQDTGTGIVMAKKGEYVITGGDDAEALSRGIFNTYANRNLRYSQVVPLTMYEEVNSGSNLPAQIDIYSTPGDKYSFLFLAKGGGSANKTYLFQETKALLNPTSLEKFIADKVANLGTAACPPYHIAVVIGGTSAETNLKTVKLASAGYLDHLPTKGDKFGSAFRDVELEEKMLAAAQKSGIGAQFGGKYLAHDFKVIRLPRHGASCPVGLGVSCSADRNIKAKITKDGIFLEKLEYDPTKFLPTIDDVDANTESVHINLNQPMPEILKVLTKYPVKTRVMLSGRLIVARDIAHAKLKEKMDKGEPLPEYFKNHPVYYAGPAKTPEGMPSGSFGPTTAGRMDSYVPVFQEKGFSMITLAKGNRSKVVTDSCKKNGGFYLGSIGGPAALLAKENIKKVEVLDFPELGMEAVWSIDVENFPAFIVVDDKGNDFFQMLN